The following proteins are encoded in a genomic region of Cyclonatronum proteinivorum:
- a CDS encoding MerC domain-containing protein has protein sequence MKATTQINLFSRISIFLSSLCVIHCLAVPFLILFLPALSFFTGSTFESILILTVVPLSAAGFFPTWLRHKNRTYLTVYVSSILLLLIGQFAVSHNHHVTLAQTASLGYFSEIILLTVGALGLAWVTYKNAKHTHSCTNPHHKH, from the coding sequence ATGAAAGCAACTACCCAAATAAATTTATTCTCAAGAATCAGCATTTTTCTTTCAAGCCTGTGTGTCATTCACTGTCTTGCTGTTCCCTTTTTAATTTTATTCCTGCCCGCGCTAAGCTTTTTTACCGGCAGCACATTTGAAAGCATTCTCATTCTCACAGTTGTGCCCCTTAGTGCCGCTGGTTTTTTCCCGACCTGGCTTCGCCATAAAAACCGAACATATCTTACTGTTTACGTTTCAAGTATTTTGCTTCTGCTTATCGGTCAGTTCGCAGTTAGCCATAACCATCATGTAACTTTAGCGCAAACAGCTTCGCTGGGCTATTTCAGCGAAATAATTTTACTTACGGTCGGAGCTTTGGGACTTGCCTGGGTGACTTACAAAAATGCCAAACACACGCACAGCTGCACAAACCCGCATCACAAGCATTAA
- a CDS encoding Fur family transcriptional regulator, protein MKQEQLKKILRNADLKITKVRLRVLELLMESKAAMSHAQITDALEGLDLDKVTLYRTLNTFVDVGLAHKVATDERNWLYAIYSEDVHNCAEGHQHESAHAHFICEACDKIYCFPFEEKPIDLKKAEQQGFSVRQHEVRLHGTCPVCK, encoded by the coding sequence ATGAAACAGGAACAGTTAAAGAAAATTCTTAGAAACGCAGATCTTAAAATCACCAAAGTAAGGCTTCGGGTACTGGAGCTGCTGATGGAATCCAAAGCCGCTATGTCACATGCGCAAATTACTGATGCATTGGAAGGGCTGGATCTGGATAAAGTAACCCTTTACCGAACCCTGAATACTTTTGTTGATGTAGGCTTGGCGCATAAGGTTGCCACAGATGAACGTAACTGGCTCTATGCCATTTACAGCGAAGATGTTCACAATTGCGCAGAGGGTCATCAACACGAATCAGCACATGCACATTTTATCTGTGAAGCCTGTGATAAAATCTACTGTTTCCCTTTTGAAGAAAAACCAATCGATTTAAAAAAAGCTGAACAACAAGGTTTCAGTGTAAGACAACACGAAGTCCGGTTACATGGTACATGTCCGGTTTGTAAATAA